A single window of Gossypium hirsutum isolate 1008001.06 chromosome A10, Gossypium_hirsutum_v2.1, whole genome shotgun sequence DNA harbors:
- the LOC107897207 gene encoding monothiol glutaredoxin-S15, mitochondrial produces the protein MARLLSSNAVLKAIATVPAALSSRNVIGSFYPSGLKYSTSVPGDPDTHEDFKPTNKIQSSDVSLKDVVEQDVKENPVMIYMKGVPDFPQCGFSSLAVRVLKHYNVPLSARNILEDPELKSAVKAFSHWPTFPQIFIKGEFIGGSDIILNMHQNGELKEKLKDIVGSPKLG, from the exons ATGGCTAGATTATTATCGTCAAACGCGGTGTTGAAGGCCATCGCTACTGTCCCAGCTGCTCTTTCTAGTAGAAAC GTAATTGGATCCTTCTACCCGAGTGGGTTGAAATACTCAACATCTGTTCCCGGTGACCCTGATACACATGAAGATTTTAAACCAACAAATAAGATTCAGAGTTCTGATGTTTCTTTGAAGGATGTTGTTGAGCAG GATGTCAAGGAAAATCCTGTGATGATTTACATGAAAGGGGTACCTGATTTTCCTCAATGTGGATTCAGTTCATTGGCAGTAAGAGTGTTGAAACACTACA ATGTTCCTTTAAGTGCAAGAAATATTCTGGAAGATCCTGAGCTGAAAAGTGCTGTTAAAGCCTTCAG CCATTGGCCCACATTTCCTCAGATATTTATTAAGGGAGAGTTCATTGGGGGTTCAGATATAATTCTCAACATGCACCAG AATGGAGAACTGAAAGAAAAGCTCAAGGATATTGTAGGCAGTCCGAAGCTCGGATAA